In one Amia ocellicauda isolate fAmiCal2 chromosome 2, fAmiCal2.hap1, whole genome shotgun sequence genomic region, the following are encoded:
- the vcpip1 gene encoding deubiquitinating protein VCPIP1, with translation MSLQQGLKKKDKRILSGTCPDPKCQARLFFPAYGSVSIECTECGQRHEQRNLLKVEEVTDPDVVLHNLLRNALLGVTGAPKKGSELVKVMGLSNYHCKLLSPILTRYGMDKQTGKAKLLREMNQGEMFDCSLLGDRAFLIEQEHVTTVGYGKDRSGSLIYLHDTLEEVKKVNWNKECLIPVHVDGDGHCLVHAVSRALVGRELFWHALRENLKQNFKQNLDRYKALFQDFIDAAEWEDIINECDPLFIPPEGVPLGLRNIHIFGLANVLHRPIILLDSLSGMRSSGDYSATFLPGLVPEEKCKGKDGQFNKPICIAWSSSGRNHYIPLVGIKSAPLPKLPARLLPKAWGVPQELIKKYIKLETDGSCVIGGDRSLQDKYLMRLVCAMEEVFMDKHGIHPSLVADVHQYVYRRTGVIGVQPEEVTEAAKKAVMENRLHRCLICNALSELHVPPEWLAPGGKLYNLAKTTHGQLRPDKNYSFPLNNVVCSYDPDRDVLLPDYKLSQLNACNWCHGTSVRHVRGDGSVVYLDGDRTNTRSQGGKCGCGFRHFWEGKEYDNLPEAFPITLEWGGRVVRETVYWFQYETDASLNSNVYDVAMKLVTKHFPGEFGSEILVQKVVNTILNHTAKKNPDEYNPVAIDGAHAQRLGEVLEGQAAGEVQPPTKIILTGQKAKTLHKEELNMSKAERHLQQSISEHASVTQKKRTDKLKQEQKGQMRPASPGPVREATSSTPATPTKAPYSPKSNKEKKIRVTTNDGRQAMLTLQAETTFSELQKSIAKEFAVPPAQQCIRYDFPPKELFPPKEGQENEPVPLQHGDRVTLEVVRDPKEKEVAAPAASTSTSTSALHAVKSEEPASSSRVNSRELQDNIDLEMSSLCLLATLMGEDVWSYAKKLPHLFQQGGVFYNIMKKDMGLMDGKHCTLPHMPGKTFVYNASEDRLELCVDTAGHFPVGPDVEDLVKEALTQLRSEVASRSREGSPSHGLLKLGSGGVVRKKSEQSHNVTAFQGRGHSLGSATGSPPPDQRPKEKPISRKHSSGVDLSGSVSKQEADLSDISEDTAKELVRMAPGFVTMKDGRHLDPSMIEAQRKKLQEMVSSIQASMDRHLREQSLGDSGSGGDATPRKADAGTSTSRTESTRMTASESGSGTGGHKTSGMEVTAGISSMVEMTASKPTGKGMTTEELEDMDSQDTDVTNATEPMDHS, from the exons ATGTCTTTGCAGCAGGGGTTGAAGAAGAAGGACAAGCGCATTTTGTCAGGTACCTGCCCGGACCCGAAATGCCAGGCGAGGCTGTTCTTCCCAGCCTATGGCTCGGTTAGTATTGAATGTACTGAGTGCGGGCAGCGGCATGAACAGCGAAATCTCCTAAAAGTGGAAGAAGTCACTGATCCGGACGTGGTGCTTCATAATTTACTAAGAAATGCCCTTCTCGGCGTTACCGGCGCCCCCAAAAAGGGATCCGAGTTAGTCAAAGTGATGGGGCTCTCCAACTACCACTGTAAGCTGCTATCTCCAATCCTAACCAGGTACGGAATGGATAAACAGACAGGGAAAGCCAAGTTATTAAGAGAGATGAACCAGGGAGAAATGTTTGACTGTTCACTGCTGGGGGACAGGGCTTTTCTCATCGAGCAGGAGCATGTGACCACTGTTGGCTATGGCAAAGATCGCTCTGGCAGCCTTATTTATCTGCATGACACTTTGGAGGAGGTGAAGAAAGTCAACTGGAATAAAGAGTGCCTCATTCCTGTGCATGTCGATGGGGATGGACACTGCTTGGTCCATGCTGTGTCTAGGGCACTGGTGGGCAGAGAACTATTCTGGCATGCCCTGCGCGAAAACTTAAAGCAAAACTTCAAGCAAAACCTGGATCGATACAAGGCTCTCTTTCAAGACTTCATCGATGCAGCAGAATGGGAGGACATTATCAATGAGTGTGATCCCTTATTTATTCCACCTGAGGGGGTGCCCCTAGGACTGCGTAATATTCATATATTTGGGTTGGCTAATGTCTTGCACCGCCCCATCATTTTGCTTGACTCGCTGAGTGGGATGAGGAGCTCAGGGGACTATTCTGCCACTTTCCTCCCAGGGCTGGTACCAGAGGAGAAGTGCAAAGGGAAGGATGGGCAGTTCAACAAGCCCATATGCATCGCCTGGAGCAGCTCAGGTCGCAACCACTACATTCCACTTGTTGGAATAAAAAGTGCCCCTCTGCCGAAATTGCCTGCAAGGCTGCTCCCAAAGGCCTGGGGCGTACCACAAGAACTCATcaagaaatacattaaactgGAGACCGATGGGAGCTGTGTAATTGGCGGAGACAGAAGCTTGCAGGACAAGTACCTGATGAGACTAGTTTGTGCCATGGAAGAGGTCTTTATGGATAAGCATGGCATCCACCCCTCGCTGGTGGCGGACGTGCATCAATACGTGTACAGAAGGACAGGTGTAATAGGAGTTCAGCCTGAAGAAGTTACAGAGGCTGCGAAAAAAGCTGTAATGGAAAACCGCCTTCACCGCTGCTTGATCTGCAATGCACTTTCAGAACTCCACGTGCCTCCAGAGTGGCTAGCCCCTGGGGGCAAGCTCTACAATCTGGCCAAAACCACCCATGGGCAGCTGCGGCCTGACAAGAATTACAGCTTCCCCCTGAACAACGTTGTATGCTCTTATGACCCTGATAGGGATGTTTTGCTTCCTGACTACAAGCTGAGCCAATTAAATGCATGCAACTGGTGTCATGGCACTTCTGTGCGCCACGTCCGCGGGGATGGCTCTGTGGTATACTTGGATGGGGACAGAACCAACACCCGCTCTCAAGGGGGCAAGTGTGGCTGTGGGTTCAGGCATTTCTGGGAAGGGAAGGAGTATGACAATCTGCCCGAGGCCTTCCCCATCACTCTGGAATGGGGAGGCAGGGTGGTGAGGGAGACGGTGTACTGGTTCCAGTATGAGACTGATGCCAGCCTGAACAGCAATGTTTATGATGTTGCCATGAAATTGGTCACCAAACATTTCCCAGGCGAGTTTGGGAGTGAGATCCTGGTGCAAAAAGTTGTGAACACCATTTTAAATCACACTGCCAAGAAGAATCCTGACGAGTACAACCCTGTGGCTATCGATGGGGCGCACGCACAGAGGCTGGGTGAGGTCCTGGAAGGGCAGGCAGCCGGGGAGGTGCAGCCTCCAACCAAAATAATCTTGACTGGCCAGAAAGCAAAGACCCTACATAAAGAGGAGCTTAACATGAGCAAAGCAGAGCGACATCTGCAGCAGAGCATCAGCGAGCACGCCTCAGTCACACAAAAAAAGAGGACGGACAAGCTGAAGCAGGAGCAGAAAGGTCAGATGAGACCTGCTTCTCCAGGCCCCGTCCGAGAAGCAACCTCTTCAACCCCTGCCACCCCCACCAAAGCTCCTTACTCGCCTAAGTCTAATAAGGAGAAAAAGATCCGTGTGACCACCAATGATGGACGGCAGGCCATGCTGACACTCCAGGCAGAGACTACTTTCTCAGAACTCCAGAAGAGCATTGCCAAAGAATTTGCTGTGCCTCCAGCCCAGCAGTGTATCCGCTATGACTTCCCTCCGAAGGAACTTTTCCCCCCTAAGGAGGGGCAGGAGAATGAGCCAGTGCCCCTGCAGCATGGGGACAGGGTGACTCTGGAGGTGGTGAGGGATCCCAAGGAGAAAGAAGTGGCAGCCCCTGCtgcctccacctccacctccacatcTGCCCTCCATGCAGTCAAGAGCGAGGAGCCTGCCTCTTCCAGCAGAGTGAACTCCAGAGAGCTGCAGGATAACATTGATCTTGAGATGTCCTCCCTCTGCCTTCTAGCAACCTTAATGG GAGAGGATGTCTGGTCTTACGCAAAGAAGTTGCCTCACTTATTTCAGCAAGGTGGAGTTTTCTACAACATCATGAAGAAAGACATGG GTTTGATGGATGGCAAACACTGCACTCTGCCCCACATGCCAGGGAAGACCTTCGTGTACAACGCGTCCGAGGATCGCCTGGAGCTGTGTGTAGACACTGCAGGACATTTCCCTGTGGGCCCTGACGTGGAGGACCTGGTGAAAGAGGCTCTGACACAGCTGCGCTCTGAGGTGGCCTCCAGGAGCAGAGAGGGCAGCCCTTCCCATGGCTTGCTGAAGCTCGGTAGCGGAGGAGTGGTCAGGAAGAAGTCCGAGCAGTCGCACAATGTAACTGCCTTCCAGGGCAGAGGCCACTCTCTGGGGAGCGCAACCGGCAGCCCACCCCCGGATCAGAGGCCCAAGGAGAAGCCCATCTCACGGAAGCACAGCAGCGGGGTGGACCTGAGCGGCAGCGTCTCCAAGCAGGAGGCGGATCTCTCCGACATCTCCGAGGACACGGCCAAGGAGCTGGTTCGCATGGCCCCCGGGTTTGTGACCATGAAGGATGGAAGGCACCTGGACCCCAGCATGATTGAGGCCCAGCGCAAAAAGCTGCAGGAGATGGTGTCCTCCATTCAGGCCTCCATGGACAGGCATTTACGAGAACAAAGCCTAGGGGATTCTGGGAGTGGGGGAGACGCCACTCCAAGGAAGGCAGATGCTGGAACCTCAACAAGTAGGACAGAAAGTACCAGAATGACTGCGTCCGAGTCTGGCTCGGGGACCGGGGGCCACAAGACTTCAGGGATGGAAGTGACTGCTGGCATAAGCAGCATGGTGGAAATGACTGCAAGTAAGCCGACAGGGAAAGGCATGACCACAGAGGAACTGGAAGACATGGATAGCCAGGACACAGATGTGACCAATGCCACTGAACCAATGGATCACTCCTGA